One genomic window of Haliotis asinina isolate JCU_RB_2024 chromosome 4, JCU_Hal_asi_v2, whole genome shotgun sequence includes the following:
- the LOC137281572 gene encoding amine oxidase [flavin-containing] B-like, which yields MDGIRVDVAVIGGGISGLSAACLLKKSGLSVAVLEAQDRVGGRSYTVKDPTHGWVDVGAAYVGPTQNRVYRLIKELGLQVYNVNEDYKTILYTHGSWSAFKGRMPSLRNPFSYLDYNNAMRTIDKMAKQVPVEAPWKAAKAKEWDSITVQEFIDSICWTREVKGILKIFINAIFTSEDHQLSLLYFLQYIHGGHGFNRISLITNGAQEKKIVGGTQQLSAGMSDWLGADVHLNSPVTSVTQDGAGAIVQTVDGKVVKCKYVISAMPLPLISRVHFTPPLPGLKAQLIQRVPMGSIIKTNMFYSTPFWRELDLSGMASSDTGPSAACFDDTKPDGSHASIMAFILADKCRSLSQLTKEERKQKLCQQFAELFKSKKFLEPVGYVEKNWMDDEYSGGCYSVTLPPGVLTEYGREIRKPYHRVYFAGTETATEWLGYMEGAIQAGERAAREVLFAEGKIQKSEIMQDEPESEDFPASPITTSWMDRNMPSVTTVAVSVVLAGCVALVAVILHMLGY from the exons ATGGACGGCATTCGTGTGGATGTTGCAGTTATTGGCGGTGGTATCAGTG GACTGAGTGCTGCCTGTTTACTCAAGAAGAGTGGATTAAGTGTTGCTGTCCTCGAAGCCCAGGACCGTGTCGGAGGACGGTCCTACACAGTCAAG GACCCAACTCACGGCTGGGTGGATGTGGGCGCGGCCTACGTTGGACCCACCCAGAACAGAGTGTACAGACTCATCAAGGAACTTGGACTACAAGTATACAATGTCAATGAGGATTACAAGACTATCCTGTATACTCAT GGTTCCTGGTCAGCCTTTAAGGGAAGAATGCCAAGTCTGAGAAATCCTTTCAGCTACCTTGATTATAATAATGCAATGAGAACCATTGACAAGATGGCTAAACAG GTGCCCGTCGAAGCTCCCTGGAAGGCAGCCAAGGCGAAGGAGTGGGACTCAATCACTGTACAGGAGTTCATCGACTCTATTTGCTGGACCAG GGAAGTGAAAGGAATACTCAAGATATTCATCAACGCTATTTTTACATCCGAGGACCATCAGTTGTCCCTTCTATACTTCCTCCAATATATCCACGGTGGTCATGGTTTCAACAGGATATCTCTCATCACTAACGGAGCACAG GAGAAGAAGATCGTTGGTGGGACCCAGCAGCTGTCTGCGGGGATGAGTGACTGGCTCGGTGCTGATGTTCATCTCAACTCCCCAGTCACCAGCGTCACACAGGATGGTGCAGGAGCAATTGTCCAAACCGTTGATGGGAAAGTCGTCAAG TGTAAATACGTGATCAGCGCCATGCCACTGCCGCTGATATCCAGAGTGCACTTCACTCCTCCGCTACCTGGTCTCAAGGCCCAGTTGATTCAGCGAGTCCCCATGGGctccatcatcaagacaaaCATGTTCTACAGCACCCCATTCTGGAGAGAGCTTG ATCTGAGTGGAATGGCTTCGAGTGATACAGGGCCATCTGCTGCATGCTTTGATGACACAAAACCAGACGGCTCCCATGCTTCGATCATGGCCTTCATCCTGGCTGACAAGTGTCGTAGCCTGAGTCAACTTACAAAGGAAGAGAG AAAACAGAAATTGTGCCAGCAGTTTGCAGAACTATTCAAAAGCAAGAAGTTTTTGGAG CCTGTGGGATATGTGGAGAAGAACTGGATGGATGATGAATATTCTGGGGGGTGCTACTCGGTCACACTTCCTCCTGGAGTACTGACAGAGTATGGAAG GGAGATCAGGAAGCCATACCACCGTGTGTATTTTGCTGGAACAGAAACAGCTACAGAATGGTTGGGATACATGGAGGGAGCAATCCAGGCTGGGGAGAGAGCAGCCAGAGAG GTGTTGTTTGCTGAGGGAAAGATACAAAAATCAGAGATTATGCAAGATGAACCAGAATCAGAGGACTTCCCTGCCAGTCCCATCACGACTTCATGGATGGACCGGAACATGCCGTCTGTGACTACCGTGGCTGTCAGCGTAGTGCTGGCTGGCTGTGTTGCTCTAGTGGCAGTCATTCTCCACATGCTGGGGTACTGA